The Nitrospirota bacterium genome window below encodes:
- a CDS encoding response regulator produces the protein MKRLLFVDDESKVLTGLQRLLRPMRHQCEMQFVTSGEAALATLAQAPFHIVVSDMRMPGMDGATLLKEVQRRYPHIVRIVLSGHSDQTMIHHSRGVTHQYLTKPCEADVLKATMMRTCNLCESLAQDSLRNLVAGMSSVPSHPARYGQVTREIESKNSSLLAIATSISQDMGMTAKVLQLANSSNSELYATVSTAEQAVNLLGFDAIQSLVLSGGVFAPLASTDSVRRNIEDLWEESLVTGALAQAIAQAEQASPPTIDQARTAGVLHDIGALVLAAHATERYDAVCRIEREEGIPRGEAETQEFGNTHAEVGAYLLALWGINDSIVEAVAFHHTPAEHPGEAFCPLTAVHVADNLQKELRSIERGGPCSQLDIEYLNRLGLGNRLPIWRELAADLQKEQAHE, from the coding sequence ATGAAACGGCTTCTCTTTGTGGACGACGAGTCTAAGGTGCTGACCGGTCTGCAGCGTCTGCTCCGCCCGATGCGTCACCAATGTGAGATGCAGTTCGTCACCAGTGGAGAGGCCGCCCTTGCGACGCTCGCACAAGCCCCCTTCCATATTGTGGTTTCCGATATGCGGATGCCGGGGATGGATGGGGCCACGCTGCTGAAAGAAGTGCAGCGCCGATACCCGCACATCGTGAGAATCGTGCTCTCCGGGCACTCGGATCAAACCATGATCCATCATTCACGCGGCGTGACGCATCAGTATCTCACCAAGCCCTGTGAAGCCGATGTATTGAAAGCCACGATGATGCGTACCTGCAACTTGTGCGAGTCGCTCGCCCAGGACTCTCTCCGGAACCTCGTGGCAGGCATGAGCAGTGTGCCCAGTCATCCTGCGCGGTATGGCCAAGTGACACGCGAGATAGAGTCCAAGAATTCATCCTTGCTGGCCATCGCCACCAGTATCTCCCAGGACATGGGAATGACCGCCAAGGTCTTGCAGCTCGCCAACTCCTCCAATTCAGAACTCTACGCCACGGTCTCGACTGCGGAGCAGGCCGTGAATCTGCTGGGCTTCGACGCCATTCAATCGCTGGTTCTGAGCGGAGGCGTATTTGCTCCATTGGCCAGCACCGACAGCGTGCGACGCAACATCGAGGATTTGTGGGAGGAGAGCCTGGTGACCGGTGCACTGGCGCAGGCAATTGCACAAGCTGAACAGGCTTCGCCGCCGACGATCGACCAAGCCCGTACGGCGGGCGTCCTCCATGATATCGGCGCCCTCGTCCTCGCAGCCCATGCCACCGAGCGATACGATGCTGTCTGCCGGATCGAGCGGGAGGAAGGGATTCCTCGAGGGGAAGCGGAAACACAGGAGTTCGGTAATACTCATGCGGAGGTTGGGGCCTACTTGCTCGCGCTCTGGGGAATCAACGATTCGATTGTTGAGGCGGTGGCGTTCCATCACACGCCTGCCGAGCATCCTGGGGAGGCGTTCTGCCCGCTGACGGCGGTGCATGTCGCCGACAATCTGCAGAAGGAACTCAGGTCGATAGAGCGGGGAGGGCCGTGCTCCCAACTCGATATCGAGTATCTGAACCGGCTGGGCCTCGGCAACCGACTCCCGATATGGCGTGAGCTAGCGGCTGATCTACAGAAGGAGCAGGCCCATGAGTGA
- a CDS encoding sensor domain-containing diguanylate cyclase, with product MEQQTPISSTTHRFPVWIGRHRTWIMSLVAALALLTLLSLDRDNVLAPLGSFLRKLSLLAGPILLPLLVLALGVIKVLHGEWRTAKRECLRASATEAALTKRTEALHTLVVAAQTLSAQQDLDGLLSHLLDVAKKSTGARYVSLAVSNDNQREPGQFLSRGIDDAAAQAIQALPLDQGAMDSLGQENSALSLRHLAKHWTSLGFPKDHAPMTSYLGVSIRCHGRFFGRLSLANKLTDQGLATDFSGLDEQIVLTLVAQAGTAIQNLQLLQASTEAARHDSLTELLNHSAILHTLAQELSRAERTRHPVAVLMADLDHFKRVNDTYGHPVGDIVIQETAQRLRKAARRYDHVGRAGGEEFLIIVPNCDLDSLRECAERFRMAISGMPFDTPSGPLPITVSIGATVASPGHPLSSELLRKMADYALYRVKSRGRNGVDIVPHPHTLVPEQIKKVG from the coding sequence ATGGAACAACAGACTCCCATTTCGTCCACCACACACCGATTCCCTGTCTGGATAGGCCGCCACCGGACCTGGATCATGTCCCTGGTCGCGGCCCTGGCGCTGCTCACGTTGCTCTCTCTGGACCGGGACAACGTCCTCGCTCCCCTTGGATCGTTCCTCCGGAAACTGTCGCTGCTCGCCGGCCCAATCCTCCTCCCCCTGCTTGTCCTTGCGCTGGGAGTGATCAAGGTCTTGCACGGCGAATGGCGCACGGCGAAACGGGAATGCCTACGGGCCAGTGCCACGGAAGCGGCCCTCACCAAACGAACGGAAGCCCTTCATACGCTGGTCGTAGCCGCACAGACCCTGTCCGCGCAGCAAGACCTCGACGGACTCCTCTCCCATCTCCTCGACGTCGCCAAAAAGAGCACCGGGGCGCGCTATGTATCGTTAGCGGTTTCCAACGACAATCAACGTGAACCGGGACAGTTCCTCAGCAGAGGAATTGATGACGCAGCAGCCCAAGCCATCCAGGCGCTCCCGCTTGACCAGGGAGCGATGGACTCCCTTGGACAAGAGAATAGTGCCCTCTCCCTGAGACACCTCGCGAAGCACTGGACCTCCCTCGGATTCCCCAAAGACCATGCCCCCATGACCTCGTATCTCGGAGTGTCGATTCGCTGCCATGGCAGATTTTTCGGCCGGCTCTCTCTCGCCAATAAACTGACCGACCAGGGACTGGCGACCGACTTCAGCGGGCTGGACGAGCAGATCGTGCTGACCCTCGTGGCCCAGGCCGGGACCGCGATTCAAAACCTCCAGCTCCTCCAGGCATCCACGGAAGCAGCCCGGCACGATTCGTTGACGGAGCTGCTGAACCACTCGGCGATTTTGCATACCTTGGCGCAGGAACTGTCGCGGGCTGAACGGACCCGCCACCCGGTGGCGGTCCTCATGGCCGACCTCGACCATTTCAAGCGGGTCAACGATACCTATGGGCACCCGGTGGGAGATATCGTCATCCAAGAAACTGCGCAGCGGCTCCGGAAGGCCGCCCGCCGCTACGATCACGTCGGGCGCGCCGGAGGGGAAGAGTTCCTGATCATCGTCCCGAACTGCGATCTGGACTCACTACGCGAATGCGCCGAGCGGTTTCGAATGGCCATCAGCGGCATGCCCTTTGACACACCGAGCGGCCCGCTGCCCATTACGGTCAGCATCGGCGCGACGGTCGCATCCCCCGGCCACCCCTTGAGCTCGGAGCTCTTGCGTAAGATGGCCGACTACGCCCTCTACCGCGTCAAAAGCCGCGGCAGAAACGGAGTCGATATCGTCCCCCACCCCCACACCCTCGTGCCAGAGCAGATAAAAAAAGTCGGGTAA
- a CDS encoding inorganic pyrophosphatase codes for MSGNQADSLLRLMSQMFRAHPWHGVSIGEQAPEIVTAYIEIVPTDTVKYEVDKVSGFLKVDRPQRFSNYCPVYYGLVPQTYCGEGVAALFSARANRKDVVGDGDPLDICVLTEKTIPHSDILLTALPIGGLSMADGGEADDKIIAVMKDDATYGGYTDISQVPLPLLDRLRHYFLTYKSAPGTTQHKVEITSIYGREEALNVIRTSHADYKAKFPELEIRWGNGKA; via the coding sequence ATGAGCGGCAACCAAGCCGATTCCCTGCTGCGACTAATGAGCCAGATGTTTCGAGCCCATCCCTGGCATGGAGTCTCCATCGGAGAACAGGCGCCGGAGATAGTGACGGCCTACATTGAAATTGTGCCGACCGACACGGTGAAGTACGAAGTGGACAAGGTCAGCGGGTTTCTCAAGGTCGATCGTCCGCAGCGGTTTTCGAATTATTGTCCCGTCTATTACGGACTGGTGCCGCAAACCTATTGTGGCGAGGGCGTGGCCGCGTTGTTTTCCGCGCGGGCCAATCGCAAGGATGTCGTGGGGGATGGGGATCCGCTCGATATCTGTGTGCTCACGGAAAAGACGATCCCGCACAGCGACATTCTCCTCACGGCTTTGCCCATCGGCGGGCTGAGCATGGCAGACGGTGGCGAAGCGGACGACAAGATCATCGCGGTCATGAAGGACGACGCGACCTATGGCGGCTATACCGATATCTCGCAGGTTCCGTTGCCGCTGCTGGATCGCTTGCGGCATTATTTCCTGACCTATAAGAGCGCGCCAGGCACCACCCAGCACAAAGTCGAGATTACGAGTATCTATGGTCGCGAGGAAGCCTTGAATGTGATTCGCACCAGCCATGCCGATTACAAGGCGAAGTTTCCTGAGCTGGAAATTCGTTGGGGCAACGGGAAAGCGTAG
- a CDS encoding PAS domain S-box protein encodes MNKSLTLDSETSHIILDNALDAHILMDREGTIVGWNPQSERIFGWPADEVLGRRLSDLIIPPAYRDAHERGLQTFLATGKGAVLGTRIEIEGWHRDQRQFPIELTVIPVERKGSCVFSAFVRDITERKQAEMSLKEAKDQAERDAQERAGILAAVDVFFIYVDCNGRVTEWTIRAEQTFGISWSQALGKLLRELPISWNWDEVAGLMQCPGGQTRFRLHQGERGERFIGMTVTPIIQEQGTGHIFMGKDITDQLNIDHEIAQSQKLESIGQLAAGVAHEINTPIQFVGDNIMFLNDSFIGVLRALRQYQCLLEAVKTNTCSQALIESCEVTNDQADLEYLLSEIPVAILQSGEGVSRVSTIVRAMKEFAHPGSNEKAEVNLNKAIMSTLTVASNEWKYVADLQTHLDPSLPPVPCLIGEFNQVVLNIIVNAAHAIADVVKDTTRKGTITVSTACVEDQAEIRIADTGSGIPESIRTKIFDPFFTTKEVGKGTGQGLAIARAVVVNKHGGSITVESEVGRGTTFVIRLPLKVPSSVIADQVLQ; translated from the coding sequence ATGAACAAGTCTCTCACTCTGGATTCAGAGACTTCTCACATCATTCTCGATAATGCCTTGGATGCCCATATCCTGATGGACAGAGAAGGAACGATCGTCGGCTGGAATCCGCAGAGCGAACGGATCTTTGGGTGGCCCGCAGACGAGGTACTCGGACGTCGTCTCTCCGATCTTATCATCCCGCCCGCATACCGAGACGCCCATGAGCGGGGGCTTCAGACCTTCTTGGCAACTGGGAAAGGCGCAGTGCTCGGCACCCGCATTGAAATTGAAGGCTGGCACCGGGATCAACGGCAATTCCCCATAGAGCTTACAGTGATCCCGGTCGAGAGGAAGGGCAGCTGCGTGTTCAGTGCCTTCGTGCGCGACATCACGGAACGAAAGCAAGCGGAAATGTCGCTGAAAGAGGCGAAGGATCAGGCCGAACGTGACGCCCAAGAGCGGGCGGGCATTCTTGCCGCCGTCGATGTCTTCTTTATCTATGTGGACTGCAACGGCCGTGTGACGGAGTGGACGATCCGCGCGGAACAAACCTTTGGCATTTCCTGGAGCCAGGCGCTCGGCAAGCTGTTGCGCGAGCTTCCGATTTCATGGAATTGGGACGAGGTTGCCGGCCTGATGCAATGTCCCGGCGGACAGACACGGTTCCGCTTGCACCAGGGCGAGCGGGGGGAGCGGTTCATCGGGATGACGGTCACCCCCATTATCCAGGAACAAGGGACCGGTCATATCTTCATGGGGAAAGATATTACCGATCAACTGAATATCGACCACGAAATCGCGCAGTCCCAGAAACTGGAATCCATTGGTCAGCTGGCGGCGGGAGTCGCCCATGAAATCAACACCCCGATTCAGTTCGTCGGCGATAACATTATGTTTCTTAACGACTCGTTTATTGGAGTCTTGCGTGCGTTGAGACAATACCAGTGCCTTCTCGAAGCCGTGAAAACGAACACCTGTTCCCAGGCACTCATTGAATCGTGCGAGGTCACCAACGACCAGGCCGATCTTGAGTATCTCCTGTCGGAAATCCCCGTGGCTATTCTTCAATCCGGCGAGGGCGTTTCGCGGGTGAGCACTATTGTGCGAGCCATGAAGGAGTTTGCGCACCCAGGAAGCAACGAGAAAGCAGAGGTGAATTTAAATAAAGCCATCATGAGCACCCTCACGGTGGCGAGTAATGAATGGAAGTATGTGGCGGATTTACAGACCCACTTGGATCCGTCTCTCCCTCCTGTGCCATGCCTGATCGGGGAGTTCAATCAGGTCGTGTTGAATATCATCGTCAACGCTGCTCACGCCATTGCCGACGTCGTCAAGGATACCACCAGGAAGGGCACCATTACGGTCTCCACGGCATGTGTCGAGGATCAGGCGGAAATTCGCATCGCCGATACGGGAAGCGGCATTCCCGAATCCATTCGCACGAAGATCTTCGATCCGTTTTTTACAACCAAAGAGGTCGGGAAGGGGACGGGCCAGGGACTCGCCATTGCGCGCGCCGTCGTCGTGAATAAACATGGCGGCAGCATCACGGTTGAAAGTGAAGTGGGGCGAGGCACGACGTTCGTCATTCGCCTCCCGCTTAAGGTTCCGTCAAGCGTCATCGCCGATCAGGTTTTGCAATGA
- a CDS encoding DEAD/DEAH box helicase family protein yields MTLSPWTAKLREWQARAVSGVLTHASPDFLATATPAAGKTRFALRIAHQYLADRVASRVLVICPTNHLRTQWATAAGLVGIQLDPGLTNEQAIEARDYHGAVVTYQQVCLAPAIFQRACRSRPTLLIFDELHHAGEGKEWGNALREAFDEAVFRLALSGTPFRSDNNPIPYVRYEQGESQADFTYGYAEAIREDVCRPILFPSYEGELTWLSEGREHRATFEDGLTFELQRERLKTALLQDSWLGPVITDAHTELRRLRKQEQPDAGGLIVAMNQDHARQVAELVGRITGSRAHVAISDDPSASKTIETFAHHKTQQWLVAVNMVSEGVDIPRLRVGVYATNVLTEMYFRQVVGRFVRMQEGLPKPQRAWLYLPKDATLVHYAKRIKAERDHVLEEIMPSVQRTLFGTAATSLKEYIPLHGVARMDSLIGGDEGEPALDGKGLAAPPVALHDKKNELRDQHRSLVGTVSRKTGVDHRQLNAELIKRTGGRVEQATVAQLARRIALLEKWRDSGFDGGRART; encoded by the coding sequence GTGACCCTGTCTCCCTGGACTGCCAAGCTGCGTGAGTGGCAGGCTCGCGCCGTGTCCGGCGTCCTGACCCATGCGAGTCCTGATTTCCTCGCGACGGCGACCCCCGCCGCCGGGAAAACGCGTTTTGCCCTGCGGATCGCTCACCAGTACTTGGCGGATCGAGTGGCCAGCCGTGTGCTGGTCATCTGTCCGACCAACCACCTACGCACGCAATGGGCGACTGCCGCTGGCCTGGTGGGGATTCAGCTGGACCCTGGGCTGACGAACGAGCAAGCTATCGAGGCCCGCGACTACCACGGCGCCGTCGTGACCTACCAGCAAGTCTGTCTCGCGCCGGCCATATTTCAGCGCGCCTGCCGGAGCCGGCCCACCCTGCTCATCTTCGACGAGTTGCACCATGCGGGCGAGGGAAAGGAGTGGGGCAATGCCCTGCGGGAAGCGTTCGACGAAGCGGTTTTTCGATTGGCCTTGTCCGGCACCCCCTTTCGCTCCGATAACAATCCGATTCCCTACGTGCGCTATGAGCAGGGCGAGAGCCAGGCTGATTTCACCTATGGCTATGCCGAGGCGATTCGCGAAGATGTCTGCCGTCCGATTCTTTTCCCGAGTTACGAGGGGGAGCTGACCTGGCTTTCGGAGGGCCGCGAACATCGAGCGACCTTCGAGGATGGACTCACCTTCGAACTGCAGCGGGAGCGACTCAAGACTGCGCTCTTGCAAGATAGTTGGCTCGGGCCTGTCATCACGGATGCCCACACTGAGTTGCGTCGACTCCGTAAGCAGGAACAGCCTGATGCGGGAGGGCTCATCGTCGCCATGAATCAGGACCATGCCAGGCAGGTGGCGGAACTGGTGGGGCGTATTACGGGCAGTCGAGCCCATGTGGCCATCTCGGACGATCCGTCTGCGTCGAAGACGATCGAGACCTTCGCGCATCATAAGACCCAGCAATGGCTCGTCGCGGTGAACATGGTGAGCGAAGGCGTCGATATCCCGAGGCTCCGCGTAGGCGTCTACGCCACGAACGTTCTGACTGAGATGTATTTCCGCCAGGTCGTCGGGCGATTCGTCCGGATGCAAGAAGGATTGCCGAAGCCGCAACGGGCCTGGCTCTACCTGCCGAAGGATGCCACCCTCGTCCACTATGCCAAGCGAATCAAGGCGGAGCGGGACCATGTGTTGGAAGAGATCATGCCTTCCGTGCAGCGTACCCTGTTCGGGACTGCTGCCACCTCGCTGAAAGAATACATCCCTCTGCATGGAGTGGCCCGGATGGATAGCTTGATCGGAGGAGACGAGGGGGAGCCGGCTCTCGATGGGAAGGGCCTCGCCGCACCGCCGGTGGCGCTTCATGACAAGAAGAACGAATTGCGAGACCAGCACCGGTCCCTTGTCGGGACCGTGTCGCGCAAGACCGGCGTCGATCATCGCCAGCTTAACGCCGAATTGATCAAGCGAACCGGCGGCCGGGTCGAGCAAGCGACCGTCGCGCAGCTGGCGCGTCGGATTGCGTTGCTGGAGAAGTGGCGGGACTCCGGGTTTGACGGAGGCCGGGCGCGGACCTGA
- the hrpB gene encoding ATP-dependent helicase HrpB: protein MSKLPIEDVLPTLRRTLTEERNVLLTAAPGAGKTTQVPLALLDAPWLAGKNLLMLEPRRLAARAAAHRMATTLGEPVGQTVGYRMRLDTKVGPTTRIEVVTEGILARLLQNDPALSAYAIVLFDEFHERSLQADTGLALCLESQRIFRPDLRLLVMSATLDCGPVSELLGQAPVIACEGKMFPVETRYLEQPLSGHLDVAVVQSIKRSLAQDPGSLLVFLPGMAEIRRVERKLLDLNLGSHILIAPLHGDLPQEAQDRAIAPTQPGTRKIVLATSIAETSLTIDGIRIVIDAGLLRVPRFDPRSGLTRLDTIRVTQDSAEQRRGRAGRLEPGVCVRLWTSAEQQSLAPRRPPEMLDADLAPLLLELALWGTADPAELSWLTPPPAGSVAQARELLVGLGALNAERHITPHGTQMAELPIHPRLAHMLLKSVPLHLTNLACELAALLSERDILRGPSGWRNADLRLRLDVLHGQHDHAASATVDRAACQRVARTADIWQRQLPRAARSGRQESLDEAGLLLALAYPDRIAQRQQGSNARYLMANGRGALFQNPDPLGSEDYLVIADLDGGQQSARIDLAAPVSLRDLETLYADHIQTIDEVSWDDTAQMVRATRQRRLGSLILSEQGLSKPDPSMISTALLQGISRAGLDRLAWTPELRQWRARVTFLHRINGQESRWPDLSDEALLQTLDDWLGPYLAGLTTLDRVTRLDLTQPLHALLNWEQSRQLDQWAPTHLTVPSGSNVRVEYETPDLPILAVRLQEMFGCKETPCLVDGKIPVMLHLLSPGRRPVQITKDLSSFWRSAYIEVKKELRGRYPKHSWPDDPLTAQPTAKAKRRLR, encoded by the coding sequence ATGTCCAAGCTCCCAATAGAAGACGTACTGCCAACTCTTCGTCGCACGTTGACGGAGGAACGGAACGTACTCCTGACTGCGGCGCCTGGCGCAGGAAAAACGACGCAAGTGCCCTTAGCCTTGCTCGATGCCCCCTGGCTCGCGGGAAAAAATTTGCTCATGCTGGAGCCACGAAGGCTTGCGGCCCGTGCCGCAGCCCACCGTATGGCTACCACGCTGGGTGAACCGGTTGGCCAGACGGTCGGCTACCGCATGAGGCTCGACACGAAGGTGGGACCCACAACCAGAATCGAAGTGGTCACGGAAGGCATTCTCGCTCGACTGCTCCAGAACGATCCCGCCCTCAGCGCCTACGCGATCGTCCTCTTCGATGAATTCCATGAACGGAGCCTGCAGGCCGATACGGGCCTGGCCCTCTGCCTGGAATCACAAAGGATCTTTCGTCCGGACCTCCGTCTGCTTGTCATGTCCGCCACCTTGGACTGTGGACCGGTCTCGGAACTGTTGGGTCAAGCGCCGGTCATTGCCTGCGAAGGTAAAATGTTTCCGGTCGAAACCCGTTATCTTGAGCAGCCCCTCTCGGGCCACCTCGATGTGGCAGTCGTCCAATCGATCAAACGCTCGCTGGCGCAAGACCCTGGCAGTCTCCTGGTCTTTCTGCCCGGCATGGCGGAGATCCGCCGCGTCGAACGAAAGCTGCTCGATCTCAATCTGGGCTCGCACATCCTCATTGCACCGCTCCATGGAGACCTGCCGCAAGAAGCGCAGGACCGAGCGATTGCGCCGACTCAACCTGGCACGAGAAAAATCGTGCTCGCCACCTCAATCGCCGAAACCAGTTTGACAATCGACGGAATACGCATCGTCATCGACGCAGGCCTGTTGCGCGTGCCTCGCTTCGATCCGAGATCAGGACTCACGAGACTGGACACGATTCGCGTCACGCAGGACTCGGCCGAGCAACGGCGCGGCAGAGCCGGCCGTCTCGAACCGGGCGTCTGTGTTCGCCTCTGGACCTCTGCCGAGCAGCAATCGTTGGCCCCGCGCCGCCCGCCGGAAATGCTCGACGCAGACCTGGCGCCCCTCCTGCTCGAATTGGCCCTCTGGGGCACGGCCGATCCAGCCGAGCTGTCCTGGCTCACGCCCCCCCCGGCCGGATCTGTGGCCCAGGCGAGGGAACTACTCGTCGGCCTCGGTGCACTCAATGCGGAAAGGCACATCACTCCCCATGGCACACAGATGGCCGAGCTGCCGATCCATCCCCGTCTCGCGCATATGCTGCTCAAATCTGTGCCGTTACACCTCACCAACCTCGCCTGTGAACTGGCGGCTCTATTGAGCGAGCGAGATATTCTGCGGGGCCCCTCCGGCTGGCGCAATGCCGACCTGCGACTCCGCTTGGATGTCTTGCATGGACAACACGATCACGCGGCCAGCGCAACCGTAGACCGAGCCGCCTGCCAGAGAGTGGCCCGCACCGCCGACATCTGGCAACGGCAACTGCCTCGAGCTGCCCGTTCCGGTCGGCAGGAGAGCCTCGATGAAGCCGGTCTCTTGCTCGCACTGGCCTATCCGGATCGTATCGCCCAGCGCCAACAGGGAAGCAACGCGCGTTATCTCATGGCCAATGGCCGTGGCGCGCTCTTTCAGAACCCAGACCCGCTCGGATCGGAAGACTATCTGGTTATTGCCGATCTGGACGGAGGCCAGCAATCGGCCAGGATCGATCTGGCAGCGCCAGTCAGCCTTCGCGATCTTGAAACCCTCTATGCCGATCACATTCAAACCATCGATGAAGTCTCGTGGGACGACACAGCGCAGATGGTGCGGGCGACGAGGCAACGACGATTAGGTTCGCTCATTCTGTCCGAGCAGGGCCTCTCGAAGCCGGACCCCTCGATGATCTCGACGGCCTTGCTACAGGGCATCAGTCGGGCGGGACTCGACAGGCTGGCCTGGACTCCGGAACTTCGGCAGTGGCGGGCGCGGGTGACATTTCTGCACAGGATCAACGGGCAAGAGTCCCGATGGCCCGATCTGTCAGATGAAGCGCTGTTGCAAACACTCGACGACTGGCTTGGTCCCTATCTGGCAGGACTGACGACGCTCGACCGGGTCACCAGACTCGATCTCACTCAACCTTTGCACGCACTCCTCAACTGGGAACAGTCACGCCAGCTCGACCAATGGGCGCCGACACACCTGACAGTCCCGAGTGGATCGAACGTGCGCGTGGAATATGAGACACCGGATCTGCCGATCCTGGCTGTGCGGTTGCAAGAAATGTTCGGCTGTAAGGAAACGCCGTGTCTTGTCGACGGGAAGATCCCGGTCATGCTGCATCTCCTGTCACCAGGACGCAGACCGGTTCAGATTACGAAGGACCTCTCCAGCTTCTGGAGATCGGCCTATATCGAGGTCAAAAAAGAACTCCGCGGGCGCTACCCCAAACATTCCTGGCCGGACGATCCCCTCACTGCGCAACCGACAGCGAAAGCCAAACGCCGACTCCGCTAA
- a CDS encoding DEAD/DEAH box helicase, which produces MKHETTNPPAETPAKGFSPGFAALGLEAALLTTLDTLGYEEPTPIQREAIPPFLAGRDLLGQAATGTGKTAAFTLPMLQRIAHSARRCPSALILVPTRELAMQVGEAVTRYGKELKITVLPVYGGQAIGPQLHALKRGVDVIVATPGRALDHIRRKTLQLKTIQMVVLDEADEMLDMGFADDLDAILEQVPKERQTALFSATMPPRIASIAKRHLREPVEIKIAKEALKAGAVPRVHQTAYVVTRPHKVAALARILDMEAPKSALIFCRTRIEVDELTAMLTSRGHRAEAIHGGMNQPQRDRVMSSFRSGQTELLVATDVAARGLDIPSVSHVVNYDLPTSSEVYVHRIGRTGRAGREGSAITVLDPREQRLLWNIEQLTKAKIVVTQVPTIADLRTKRLARTKSAIEEVLTAGDLDQFRAVVASLAEQGDPLEVAAAALKLLFRIQGGERKEYDIPASSSRPPERPSMARRPMGDPRMDPRGRAGAVMPREGQGGQGRSFSPPVRGGRTAGTAKLYIGAGREAGIRAGDLVGAIANEAGLNSNVIGVVEVMDHFSLVEVPEVLAREIIETLSRTRIKGQKVAVRLFTEQPRGGRA; this is translated from the coding sequence ATGAAACATGAGACTACCAACCCACCGGCGGAAACGCCGGCGAAGGGATTTTCGCCCGGCTTTGCGGCACTCGGCCTGGAAGCAGCCTTGCTCACCACGCTCGACACGCTGGGCTATGAAGAGCCCACGCCGATTCAACGGGAAGCGATTCCTCCATTTTTAGCAGGCCGCGATCTCTTGGGCCAAGCGGCGACCGGGACCGGCAAGACGGCTGCCTTTACGCTGCCGATGCTCCAGCGCATCGCCCATTCGGCGCGGCGTTGTCCCTCCGCCCTCATCCTGGTACCGACCAGAGAGTTGGCCATGCAGGTCGGCGAAGCCGTCACGCGGTACGGCAAAGAGTTGAAGATCACGGTGCTTCCGGTCTATGGAGGCCAGGCGATCGGTCCGCAGCTCCATGCGCTCAAGCGCGGGGTCGATGTCATCGTGGCGACGCCCGGTCGGGCGCTGGACCATATCCGCAGAAAAACGCTACAGCTCAAGACGATTCAGATGGTGGTGCTGGACGAAGCAGACGAGATGCTCGACATGGGCTTTGCTGACGATCTGGACGCCATCCTGGAGCAGGTCCCCAAAGAGCGGCAGACCGCTCTGTTCTCCGCCACCATGCCGCCCAGGATCGCCTCCATTGCGAAGCGCCACCTGAGAGAGCCGGTCGAGATCAAGATCGCCAAAGAGGCACTCAAGGCTGGCGCCGTTCCGCGTGTGCATCAAACGGCCTACGTCGTGACCAGACCGCATAAGGTCGCGGCATTGGCTCGCATCCTGGACATGGAGGCGCCGAAGTCCGCCCTCATATTCTGTCGTACGCGTATCGAAGTCGATGAATTGACCGCGATGCTGACTAGCCGCGGGCACAGGGCCGAAGCGATCCATGGCGGCATGAATCAGCCCCAGCGCGATCGTGTCATGAGCTCGTTCCGGTCCGGACAAACTGAACTCCTCGTGGCCACTGATGTGGCGGCGCGGGGCTTGGATATTCCGTCCGTGTCGCATGTGGTGAACTACGATCTGCCTACGTCGTCGGAAGTCTATGTCCATCGGATCGGACGGACCGGGCGCGCCGGGCGCGAGGGGTCGGCCATCACCGTTCTCGATCCGCGCGAGCAGCGTCTGCTCTGGAACATCGAGCAGCTGACGAAAGCGAAAATTGTTGTGACGCAAGTGCCGACCATCGCCGACCTTCGGACGAAGCGGTTGGCACGAACCAAGAGCGCGATTGAAGAAGTGTTGACGGCCGGTGATCTGGATCAGTTCCGGGCCGTGGTCGCATCGCTTGCCGAACAGGGAGACCCGCTGGAGGTGGCAGCGGCAGCTCTGAAGCTTCTGTTCCGCATCCAGGGTGGAGAGCGGAAGGAATACGATATTCCTGCTTCGTCGAGCAGGCCGCCGGAGCGTCCCTCGATGGCGCGGCGTCCCATGGGCGATCCTCGAATGGATCCTCGCGGGCGGGCCGGCGCCGTGATGCCACGCGAGGGTCAGGGGGGGCAGGGTCGATCCTTCAGCCCTCCCGTCCGTGGCGGACGAACGGCTGGCACAGCCAAGCTCTATATCGGCGCAGGCCGTGAGGCAGGTATCCGGGCCGGCGACCTCGTCGGGGCGATTGCCAACGAGGCAGGACTCAATTCGAATGTTATCGGCGTCGTCGAAGTGATGGACCATTTTTCGCTGGTGGAAGTGCCGGAAGTATTGGCCCGTGAGATCATCGAGACCCTCAGCCGCACCAGGATCAAGGGCCAGAAGGTGGCTGTGCGGTTGTTTACGGAGCAGCCACGAGGGGGACGGGCGTAG